The stretch of DNA CCCACTTCTAATTACTTTTATCTCCTTTGGGCTGGAGCTGACGCGTTTCAGAATGGATAATGGTTCCTTGTCTTTTGCGTGCTTCTAGTTCTTTTTTACGATTTTCCTGGTAAATGGCCACTCTTTCTTTTACTTCCAATGGTTTTTTATTCAGGTAGCGGTGGTAAGAAATGATAACGAATTGAGCCATATCATCCGGATGAGTGACGCCAATTTGTCTAAGGTAAGCCGTGAAACGGGAGCCCTCATAAAAAGCCCAATTGACCATCATCCATCGGCCAAAGCTAAAGTGTAGCTTGTGAGCTGCTTCCTCTTCGCTTACCGATTTCAATTTTTGCTTCGCCTCTGCATCAATCAATCGATTCAATTCAGAAAAGGCCTCCGCCAAGTCGACAGGAATGTAAACCCCATTTAAATAGTCTTTTTTAATCCTTTGGGCATAAGCAGCCTCAAATTCTTCCTTGGTGGCTGCGGGGTCTTGCGCCCAAATGTTCGTAATGAACAAAGCAGAAAGGAAAAATAATGTCATGATTTTTATCCTAGCCATATCTATAAATTTATTAAATCATAAACCTTTGTCCTGCCTGGTTTATTGTGAAGCCTATAATAAAAAGGCCCGATACCAAGTATCGGGCCCCAATGTGCTATAAAAAAGTTAATGTACACGTACTAGTAGCGATATAAGTTGTGCTCATATGCCCCCCAAATATACAACAAATCACCATCTAATCAAGGCTGAGCCCCAAGTAAATCCACTTCCAAAAGCCGCCAAACAGACTAAATCGCCTTTTTTAACGGCCCCGGCCTCTATAGCTTCGCAAAGTGCTATCGGGATAGAAGCAGCTGTTGTGTTTCCATATTTTTGGATATTATTCCAGACCTGTTCATCTCTCAGTTTCAACATGCGCTGAACAAATTGGCTAATCCTCAAATTGGCCTGATGCGGAATGAGTAGGTCGATATCCTCTTTGGTTAAATTGGCTTTAGCCAGTGCTTCCATGATAACTTCTGGAAATTTCTGCACGGCAAGTTTGAATACAAATTGGCCTTCCATATGAGGAAAAAGTTGTCCGTGTTCGATCATGTGCTCATTAACGAAAATGTCGCCATATTCAGCATCGGAATAACCAAAATCTACTGCTTCTCCCATTTTATTAAAGTGGTAGCCACCGTGAGAGCCAGGATTAATAAA from Saprospiraceae bacterium encodes:
- a CDS encoding DUF6794 domain-containing protein, which encodes MTLFFLSALFITNIWAQDPAATKEEFEAAYAQRIKKDYLNGVYIPVDLAEAFSELNRLIDAEAKQKLKSVSEEEAAHKLHFSFGRWMMVNWAFYEGSRFTAYLRQIGVTHPDDMAQFVIISYHRYLNKKPLEVKERVAIYQENRKKELEARKRQGTIIHSETRQLQPKGDKSN